One Nocardia sp. BMG111209 DNA segment encodes these proteins:
- a CDS encoding SDR family NAD(P)-dependent oxidoreductase, with protein MGWFEERGGLDGTVAVITGGAGGLGQAIVTDLAANGVRTAVLDIDGEAIEQLRARLAEDGHDALLIQGDVRDPDTLTGLFTAVDERWGRLDTLVNVVGGTFRASFTDTSPNAWNALLRINLLHVFQACALAVPRMRAGGRGGSIVNITTIEAHRAAPGYAVYSAAKAAVEQFSRTLAVEVAPDNIRINNVAPDFVPTPNMDKMAGGNGHSSDRAMYDPEGVAVAIPMARPGQVTDISNCVVFLASRLSTYLTGTTLHPDGGTYASAGWFNWPGDGWANHAPLHLIRGEH; from the coding sequence GGTCAGGCGATCGTCACGGATCTGGCCGCCAACGGGGTCCGCACCGCGGTCCTCGACATCGACGGCGAGGCGATCGAGCAGCTGCGGGCCCGCCTCGCCGAGGACGGCCACGACGCCCTGCTGATCCAGGGCGACGTCCGCGATCCGGACACCCTGACCGGCCTGTTCACCGCGGTCGACGAGCGCTGGGGCCGGCTGGACACACTGGTGAACGTGGTGGGCGGCACCTTCCGGGCGTCGTTCACCGACACCAGCCCGAACGCGTGGAACGCCCTGCTGCGGATCAACCTGCTGCACGTGTTCCAGGCGTGCGCACTGGCCGTGCCGCGGATGCGCGCCGGCGGCCGCGGCGGCAGCATCGTCAACATCACGACGATCGAAGCACACCGCGCCGCACCGGGTTACGCGGTCTACTCCGCGGCCAAGGCCGCGGTGGAACAGTTCTCGCGCACCCTGGCCGTCGAGGTCGCCCCCGACAACATCCGGATCAACAACGTGGCACCGGATTTCGTGCCCACCCCGAACATGGACAAGATGGCCGGCGGCAACGGCCACTCCAGCGATCGGGCGATGTACGACCCGGAGGGCGTCGCGGTGGCCATCCCGATGGCCCGCCCCGGCCAGGTCACCGACATCTCGAACTGCGTGGTGTTCCTGGCCTCCCGCCTGTCGACCTACCTGACCGGCACCACCCTCCACCCCGACGGCGGCACCTACGCCTCCGCCGGCTGGTTCAACTGGCCCGGCGACGGCTGGGCCAACCACGCTCCCCTGCACCTGATCCGCGGCGAGCACTGA
- a CDS encoding TetR/AcrR family transcriptional regulator, with amino-acid sequence MALLPAREAIIVTAERLYARHGIEGVSLRQIGAAAGNANNSAVQYHFGSKDQLIQAIFEYREPRLRQRRAELTAERRPADLATRIECHVRPILEQGAEAGSNYLSFIAMLQQHGHRDVFDRVSTQYRDENEKFRNRVRADLPDLPEPLRTHRIAQALSFAVHAAALNEQAAAAGRTVLPFEVHVRDVLDGLVGFLTAPASPAALAAIADLDVHDSLSWPLPH; translated from the coding sequence ATGGCGCTGCTTCCGGCCCGGGAGGCGATCATCGTCACGGCCGAACGGCTCTACGCCCGGCACGGGATCGAGGGAGTCTCCCTGCGGCAGATCGGCGCCGCCGCCGGAAATGCCAACAATTCCGCGGTGCAATACCATTTCGGCTCCAAGGATCAACTGATCCAGGCGATATTCGAATATCGCGAGCCCCGGCTGCGGCAGCGCCGCGCGGAATTGACCGCCGAACGCCGCCCGGCCGATCTGGCCACCCGCATCGAATGTCATGTGCGGCCCATCCTGGAACAGGGCGCCGAGGCGGGCAGCAATTACCTGAGTTTCATCGCGATGCTCCAGCAGCACGGCCACCGCGACGTCTTCGACCGCGTCTCCACCCAATACCGCGACGAGAACGAGAAATTCCGGAACCGCGTCCGCGCCGACCTGCCCGACCTCCCCGAACCCCTGCGCACCCACCGCATCGCCCAGGCCCTGTCCTTCGCCGTCCACGCCGCCGCGCTCAACGAACAGGCCGCCGCGGCGGGCCGCACGGTCCTGCCCTTCGAGGTCCACGTCCGCGACGTCCTGGACGGCCTCGTCGGCTTCCTCACCGCCCCCGCATCCCCGGCCGCCCTCGCCGCCATCGCCGACCTCGACGTCCACGACAGCCTGTCCTGGCCCCTACCGCACTGA
- a CDS encoding carboxymuconolactone decarboxylase family protein, producing MPDRAQQIYREVMTIEPPEPATPFEAATFEFVFGQVWSRPGLSRRERRWVTLTCVAAADSPQPIADHVYAALRSGDITLPEMLEFVLHFAVYCGWPKASHLEGEVRAQWARLHTERGETAPPWPRIDNAELGPDDWERRMELGAKEFAEVNLISAPPANTPYQHAGILNFVFGHVWQRPGLTRRDRRLITIPAVALDDSPMPLRAHVTSAVESGDVTPVELDEIVLQFSAYYGFAKGQALQDAADLARAKAPV from the coding sequence GTGCCGGACCGTGCCCAGCAGATCTATCGCGAGGTCATGACCATCGAGCCGCCCGAGCCGGCGACCCCCTTCGAGGCGGCGACCTTCGAATTCGTCTTCGGGCAGGTATGGTCGCGGCCCGGCCTGTCCCGCCGGGAGCGGCGCTGGGTCACGCTCACCTGCGTCGCGGCCGCGGATTCGCCGCAGCCGATCGCCGATCACGTCTACGCCGCCCTGCGCAGCGGCGATATCACCCTGCCGGAAATGCTGGAGTTCGTGCTGCATTTCGCGGTCTACTGCGGCTGGCCGAAGGCCTCGCATCTGGAGGGTGAGGTCCGCGCGCAGTGGGCCCGTCTGCACACCGAGCGCGGCGAGACGGCCCCGCCGTGGCCGCGCATCGACAACGCCGAACTCGGCCCGGACGACTGGGAGCGGCGAATGGAGCTGGGCGCGAAGGAGTTCGCGGAGGTGAACCTGATCTCCGCACCGCCGGCGAACACCCCGTACCAGCACGCCGGCATCCTGAACTTCGTGTTCGGGCACGTCTGGCAGCGTCCGGGCCTGACCCGCCGCGACCGCCGGCTCATCACGATTCCCGCGGTGGCCCTGGACGATTCGCCGATGCCGCTGCGCGCGCACGTCACCTCGGCGGTGGAGTCCGGCGACGTCACCCCGGTGGAACTCGACGAGATCGTCCTGCAGTTCTCGGCCTACTACGGCTTCGCCAAGGGCCAGGCGCTCCAGGACGCCGCGGACCTGGCCCGCGCGAAGGCGCCGGTGTAG
- a CDS encoding cytochrome P450, with protein sequence MSDETAVTDDAEKPKRYHFDRHTAEYRHRFQEITEEMHSGCPLAWSDTYGGHWVAAGNREVFTLARSPHISNDNDLFGERRGYRGISIPPPDRSTQHARGGILEMDEPEHREYRQLLNPYLSPAAVTRWIPFVDEVVRACLDEKIESGSIDFVDDLANIVPAVLTLAMMGIPLKKWTIYNEPAHASVYTPPHSPDMPRVVELLMAEYTDLALNMAEIKEDSRPGMINALIQARIAGEPLPDVEILGNLALIIGGGFDTTTALTAHSLEWLSQHPEDREILSRERELLLDSATEEFLRYYTPAPGDGRTLAADLELDGMTLKEGERLWLSWAMANRDPDLFRDPEQIVLDRKGNRHYSFGLGVHRCIGSNVARTVFKRMLTAVLDRMPDFRCDPEGAVHYETIGVIQGMRNLPATFTPGARLGAGLEETLEKLQLVCDEQRLAEPVTVRKDQAQI encoded by the coding sequence ATGAGCGACGAGACGGCCGTCACCGATGATGCTGAGAAACCGAAGCGCTATCACTTCGATCGGCACACCGCAGAATATCGCCACCGGTTCCAGGAGATCACCGAGGAGATGCACTCCGGGTGTCCACTGGCCTGGTCGGACACCTACGGCGGCCACTGGGTGGCCGCGGGCAACCGGGAGGTGTTCACCCTCGCCCGGTCGCCGCACATCTCCAACGACAACGACCTGTTCGGCGAGCGCCGTGGCTACCGGGGCATCTCGATCCCGCCCCCGGACCGGAGCACGCAGCACGCCCGCGGCGGGATCCTCGAGATGGACGAGCCCGAGCACCGCGAGTACCGCCAGCTGCTGAATCCGTACCTGTCGCCGGCGGCGGTGACCCGCTGGATCCCGTTCGTCGACGAGGTGGTGCGCGCCTGCCTCGACGAGAAGATCGAGAGCGGCAGTATCGATTTCGTCGACGATCTGGCGAATATCGTTCCCGCCGTGCTGACTCTGGCGATGATGGGCATCCCGCTGAAGAAGTGGACCATCTACAACGAGCCCGCGCACGCCTCGGTCTACACGCCCCCGCATTCGCCGGACATGCCCCGCGTCGTCGAACTGCTGATGGCCGAGTACACCGATCTGGCCCTGAACATGGCCGAGATCAAGGAGGATTCGCGTCCCGGCATGATCAACGCGCTGATCCAGGCGCGCATCGCCGGCGAACCGCTGCCGGACGTGGAGATCCTCGGCAATCTCGCCCTGATCATCGGCGGTGGCTTCGACACCACCACCGCGCTGACCGCGCATTCGCTGGAGTGGCTGTCCCAGCATCCCGAGGATCGCGAAATCCTCAGCCGGGAACGGGAACTGCTGCTCGACTCCGCGACCGAGGAATTCCTGCGCTATTACACCCCCGCCCCCGGCGACGGCCGCACGCTCGCCGCCGACCTCGAACTCGACGGCATGACCCTCAAAGAGGGTGAGCGGCTGTGGTTGTCGTGGGCGATGGCCAACCGCGACCCGGACCTGTTCCGGGATCCGGAGCAGATCGTGCTGGATCGGAAAGGCAACCGCCACTACAGCTTCGGCCTCGGTGTGCACCGCTGCATCGGATCCAATGTGGCGCGCACCGTGTTCAAGCGCATGCTCACCGCGGTGCTGGATCGGATGCCGGACTTCCGCTGCGATCCCGAGGGTGCGGTGCACTACGAGACCATCGGCGTCATCCAGGGCATGCGGAACCTGCCCGCCACCTTCACCCCCGGCGCCCGCCTCGGCGCCGGACTGGAGGAGACCCTGGAGAAGTTGCAGCTGGTCTGCGACGAGCAGCGGCTGGCCGAGCCGGTGACGGTCCGCAAGGACCAGGCCCAGATCTGA
- a CDS encoding enoyl-CoA hydratase yields the protein MDEILVEHRDRVAVVTVHAPDRRNALTLDLSAELAAAVAAAERDVSVHALVVTGTPPAFCAGADLTALGEAREQGLRAIYAGFLAVAQCALPTVAAVGGAAVGAGLNLALAADVRIAGPRARFDARFLRLGIHPGGGMTWMLQALVGPQRAAAMTLFGEILGAEAAIAAGLAHRVVDGDHEALVSAAVEFAAVTAEAPRDLLITTKRSMRTTRTLATHAEAVDIEIVPQLASIDSPEFAARLNATKGRITSK from the coding sequence ATGGACGAGATCCTCGTGGAGCACCGGGACCGGGTCGCTGTGGTGACCGTGCACGCCCCGGACCGCCGAAATGCGTTGACGCTGGACCTGTCCGCCGAGCTCGCGGCCGCCGTCGCGGCCGCGGAACGAGACGTTTCGGTACACGCGCTCGTGGTCACCGGCACGCCGCCCGCCTTCTGCGCCGGCGCCGACCTGACCGCGCTGGGCGAGGCCCGGGAACAGGGCCTGCGGGCCATCTACGCCGGATTCCTCGCGGTCGCGCAGTGCGCGCTGCCGACGGTCGCGGCGGTCGGTGGCGCGGCCGTCGGCGCCGGGCTCAATCTGGCGCTGGCCGCCGACGTCCGGATCGCCGGTCCGCGTGCCCGTTTCGACGCGCGCTTCCTGCGGCTGGGCATCCATCCCGGTGGCGGGATGACCTGGATGTTGCAGGCGCTGGTGGGTCCGCAGCGCGCCGCGGCGATGACGCTGTTCGGCGAGATCCTCGGCGCCGAGGCGGCAATCGCTGCCGGGCTGGCACATCGTGTGGTCGACGGCGATCACGAGGCCCTGGTGTCCGCGGCGGTCGAGTTCGCGGCCGTCACCGCCGAGGCGCCGCGCGACCTGCTGATCACCACCAAGCGCTCGATGCGCACCACCCGGACCCTGGCCACCCACGCCGAGGCGGTCGACATCGAGATCGTGCCGCAGCTGGCCTCGATCGACTCACCGGAATTCGCCGCCCGCCTGAACGCGACGAAGGGCCGGATCACCTCGAAGTGA
- a CDS encoding MFS transporter, translating to MSDSRTDSRPDLGDSGPRGRFRVGREHPNYKWVVLSNTTLGMLVVTINSSIVIISLPAIFRGIDLNPLAPGNVSYLLWLLMGFMLASAVLVVMFGRLGDMYGRVRIYNYGFVAFTIAAIATSFDPFQHGGGAIWLITWRVIQGIGGAMLMANAAAILTDAFPAEQRGMALGINQVASIAGQFLGLVVGGALAEWDWRAVFWVSVPFGVIGTIWSYRSLHEIGRRTPGSLDLPGIVTFALGLTALLTGITYGIQPYGGSTTGWTNPWVLAGIIGGLALLVVFCVVETRVAQPMFQLALLRNRAFALSNLAGLMSSVGRGGLQFMVVIWLQGIWLPLHGFSFESTPLWAGIYMLPTTVGFLAAGPLSGWLSDRYGARWLATGGFLVTAVGFVLLIAIPVDFQYLWFVLILFGAGFGMGMFSSPNTAVVMSSVPAAQRGAASGVRGTILNSGLAISIGVFFSLMIVGLSRTLPGTLGTGLRDQGVPAHIADQVANLPPVGSLFAAFLGYNPIKELLGPTGALDQPGVHGDVLTGQQFFPHLISGPFHSGLVVVFLAAAVMMLVGAVASWFAGDGRARPEAEDLVPAAAPLAETPTPGPALTNGHTAGPGPAGNGGNLAQAHPRTGEQ from the coding sequence ATGTCAGACTCCCGCACCGACTCCCGTCCGGATCTCGGGGATTCCGGCCCGCGCGGCCGGTTCCGGGTCGGGCGCGAGCATCCGAACTACAAATGGGTGGTGCTGTCGAACACCACGCTCGGCATGCTGGTGGTCACGATCAACTCGTCGATCGTCATCATCTCGCTGCCGGCCATCTTCCGCGGCATCGACCTGAATCCCCTGGCCCCCGGCAACGTCAGCTATCTGCTCTGGTTGTTGATGGGCTTCATGCTCGCCTCGGCGGTGCTGGTGGTGATGTTCGGCCGCCTCGGCGACATGTACGGCCGGGTCCGCATCTACAACTACGGTTTCGTGGCATTCACGATCGCCGCGATCGCCACCTCGTTCGACCCGTTCCAGCACGGCGGCGGCGCGATCTGGCTGATCACCTGGCGCGTCATCCAGGGCATCGGCGGCGCCATGCTGATGGCCAACGCGGCGGCGATCCTCACCGACGCCTTCCCGGCCGAACAGCGCGGGATGGCGCTGGGCATCAACCAGGTCGCCTCGATCGCCGGGCAGTTCCTCGGCCTGGTCGTGGGTGGCGCACTGGCGGAATGGGATTGGCGCGCGGTGTTCTGGGTCAGCGTGCCGTTCGGCGTGATCGGCACGATCTGGTCCTACCGCTCACTGCACGAGATCGGCCGCCGCACACCGGGCTCGCTGGACCTGCCCGGCATCGTCACCTTCGCACTGGGCCTGACCGCCCTGCTCACCGGCATCACCTACGGTATCCAGCCCTACGGCGGTTCCACCACCGGCTGGACCAACCCGTGGGTGCTGGCGGGCATCATCGGCGGCCTCGCGCTGCTGGTCGTGTTCTGCGTGGTGGAAACCCGAGTGGCCCAGCCGATGTTCCAGCTGGCGCTGCTGCGCAACCGGGCCTTCGCCCTGTCCAACCTCGCCGGTCTGATGTCCTCGGTGGGCCGCGGCGGATTGCAGTTCATGGTGGTGATCTGGTTGCAGGGCATCTGGCTGCCCCTGCACGGCTTCAGTTTCGAGTCCACTCCGCTGTGGGCCGGTATCTACATGCTGCCGACGACGGTCGGATTCCTCGCCGCCGGACCGCTGTCGGGCTGGCTGTCCGACCGTTACGGCGCGCGCTGGCTCGCGACCGGCGGATTCCTGGTCACCGCAGTGGGTTTCGTGCTGCTGATCGCGATACCCGTGGATTTCCAATATCTCTGGTTCGTACTGATCCTGTTCGGCGCCGGATTCGGGATGGGCATGTTCTCCTCGCCGAACACCGCGGTCGTGATGTCGAGTGTGCCCGCCGCGCAACGCGGTGCGGCCTCGGGTGTGCGCGGCACGATCCTCAACAGCGGCCTGGCCATCTCGATCGGAGTCTTCTTCTCGCTCATGATCGTCGGCCTGTCCCGGACGCTGCCCGGCACCCTCGGCACCGGCCTGCGCGATCAGGGCGTCCCGGCCCACATCGCCGATCAGGTGGCGAATCTGCCACCGGTGGGCAGCCTGTTCGCGGCCTTCCTCGGCTACAACCCGATCAAGGAATTGCTCGGGCCCACCGGCGCATTGGACCAGCCCGGCGTCCACGGCGACGTACTCACCGGCCAGCAGTTCTTCCCCCACCTGATCTCCGGCCCGTTCCACTCCGGCCTGGTGGTGGTGTTCCTGGCCGCCGCGGTGATGATGCTCGTCGGCGCGGTCGCCTCCTGGTTCGCCGGTGACGGCCGGGCCCGGCCGGAGGCCGAGGACCTCGTCCCCGCCGCCGCCCCGCTCGCCGAAACCCCCACTCCCGGACCGGCTCTCACCAACGGCCACACCGCCGGGCCCGGACCCGCGGGCAACGGCGGCAACCTCGCACAGGCCCACCCGCGAACCGGCGAGCAGTAG
- a CDS encoding MFS transporter, with protein MSELASEPVTQRDSVDRPPGRAFGVVFLLVAAGIAMSNLDQFIVNVALPQIGDRLGHESLSSVSWVLNAYAVLFGALLVPAGNLADRFGARGVYLCGIAGFTVASLACALAPNVWLLVAFRAVQAVGAAAMVPASLGVLLAATPAEKRLTAIRGWTAISGAAAALGPALGGVLTEAGWRWVFLINVPIGLVVLAAGPALLPKAPARTGTRLPDLPGAALVTAAIGLLSLAVVKGSDWGWTSAAVLGSLLACAALLALFLAWCARAAAPVLPLSLLRIRPFAAASLANLLFAVPFAAMLLSSVLWAETVWHWSAMRTGLAVAPGPLMVPLLAAEGGPLVTRFGPARVTAAGCVIFAAGIGWWIATMRAAADYPVAMLPGMLLTGIGVGLTLPTLIGAAVTAVPPDRFATGSAVVSMARQVGAVLGVAGLVAILARAGDPEHVFRQGWWLIVATTLLTAVVYLVVARRPAAVR; from the coding sequence GTGAGCGAACTGGCGAGTGAACCGGTGACACAACGGGATTCGGTGGATCGGCCGCCGGGCCGCGCCTTCGGCGTGGTCTTCCTGCTGGTCGCCGCGGGTATCGCGATGTCGAATCTGGACCAGTTCATCGTCAACGTGGCGTTGCCGCAGATCGGGGACCGGCTCGGGCACGAGTCGCTGAGCTCGGTGTCGTGGGTGCTCAACGCCTACGCGGTGCTGTTCGGCGCGCTGCTGGTACCGGCCGGGAATCTGGCCGACCGCTTCGGGGCGCGCGGGGTCTACCTGTGCGGGATCGCCGGATTCACGGTGGCCTCGCTGGCCTGCGCGCTGGCGCCGAACGTCTGGCTGCTGGTGGCGTTCCGGGCGGTACAGGCGGTGGGGGCGGCGGCGATGGTCCCGGCCTCGCTGGGTGTGCTGCTGGCGGCCACCCCGGCGGAGAAGCGGCTGACCGCGATCCGGGGCTGGACCGCGATCAGCGGCGCCGCGGCGGCGCTGGGTCCGGCGCTGGGCGGCGTGCTCACCGAGGCCGGGTGGCGCTGGGTCTTCCTGATCAACGTCCCGATCGGGCTGGTCGTGCTGGCCGCCGGTCCGGCGCTGCTGCCGAAGGCGCCGGCGCGCACGGGCACCCGCTTGCCCGATCTGCCGGGCGCCGCGCTGGTCACCGCGGCGATCGGCCTGCTGTCGCTGGCGGTGGTGAAGGGTTCGGACTGGGGCTGGACGTCGGCGGCGGTGCTGGGCAGTCTGCTGGCCTGTGCCGCACTGCTGGCCCTGTTCCTCGCCTGGTGCGCGCGGGCGGCCGCGCCGGTACTTCCGTTGTCGCTGTTGCGGATTCGGCCCTTCGCCGCGGCGTCGCTGGCGAATCTGCTGTTCGCGGTGCCGTTCGCGGCGATGCTGTTGTCGAGTGTGCTGTGGGCCGAGACGGTCTGGCACTGGTCGGCCATGCGCACCGGCCTCGCGGTCGCACCCGGGCCGCTGATGGTGCCGCTGCTGGCCGCCGAGGGCGGGCCGCTGGTGACCCGCTTCGGCCCGGCCCGGGTGACCGCGGCCGGTTGCGTGATCTTCGCGGCCGGTATCGGCTGGTGGATCGCCACCATGCGCGCGGCAGCCGACTATCCCGTCGCCATGCTGCCCGGCATGCTGCTCACCGGTATCGGCGTGGGGCTGACCCTGCCGACCCTGATCGGCGCGGCGGTCACCGCGGTACCGCCGGACCGCTTCGCCACCGGGTCCGCGGTGGTGTCGATGGCCCGCCAGGTCGGCGCGGTGCTCGGCGTCGCGGGGCTGGTCGCGATCCTCGCCCGCGCCGGTGATCCGGAACATGTGTTCCGGCAGGGCTGGTGGCTGATTGTGGCCACCACGCTGCTGACCGCGGTGGTCTATCTGGTGGTCGCGCGCAGGCCGGCGGCGGTTCGGTAG
- a CDS encoding helix-turn-helix domain-containing protein: MAVETTPARHSAAELPGRPCSIATALSIVGERWALLAIREISLGNRRFGTIAAGTGAPRDILTARLRALESAGILYRTQYSEHPPRFEYRLTTAGRDLQPVLTALRLWGDRWLAEEPPVVFEHECGTPITVSTRCPRCEVDIDHTTVTPHANDPHWHRNNPAWPGPDPSH, from the coding sequence ATGGCCGTGGAAACCACCCCCGCACGGCACTCGGCCGCCGAACTGCCGGGCCGGCCCTGTTCGATCGCGACGGCACTGTCGATCGTCGGCGAGCGCTGGGCGCTGCTGGCGATCCGGGAGATCAGCCTGGGCAACCGCCGGTTCGGCACGATCGCGGCGGGCACCGGCGCGCCCCGGGACATCCTCACGGCCCGGCTGCGGGCCCTGGAATCGGCGGGAATCCTGTACCGCACGCAGTACAGCGAACATCCGCCACGCTTCGAATACCGCCTCACCACCGCCGGTCGCGATCTGCAACCGGTGCTGACCGCGCTACGGCTGTGGGGCGATCGCTGGCTGGCCGAGGAACCCCCGGTGGTCTTCGAGCACGAGTGCGGCACCCCGATCACCGTGTCCACCCGGTGCCCGCGGTGCGAGGTCGACATCGATCACACGACGGTCACCCCGCACGCGAACGATCCGCACTGGCACCGGAACAATCCCGCCTGGCCCGGACCGGATCCGTCGCACTGA